The genomic window AACTGATTGCTTATTTGACGAGGCCGAGCCGGCCGATACGAGCCGCCACCGAGCCCAGGGGTCGCTGCATCAGTGCCGCAATTTCACGCCCGGTATGACGGGGATAGAGCCGCCGCAACCGGCGATCTGCCTGTTTTGTCCAGGGCAATTCGACTCTCCCGTTACGGTGAATCGTTTTTTTGGTCAGGCCCAGTAACTGCGCCTGATGGTAAATCGAGTCCCGGGTTCGCCGAAGCGAAATGCACAATTTCGCCATCGGAGTAGTCGCATACTGGCGACGAAGTTTGCGTTTTTCCGCGGCTGACCACGGTGTGCCTGATTTCACATGGATACGGGCCGAAACTTTCGGACGGCTGACCTGAGAGATTGGCTGTTTGTCGCCGAATACTGCCAGGAGCAGCCCGCGATATCGAAGGCAAATCGTCGGTTTGCCATTCATCGTGGTTGGCACCATTGACCGAGCGAATCTCAAACGCTGACCGAGCTGCTGCAGATTCCCCACCTGAACCGACGGTACCAAGGTTCCCTGTCGAGCCATACTATCCTCCTTGATGCTGTGTAAGAGCTATTCTTCGTTTATATTCAGCAAACCTATCACACGATTCAAACGAACGTCAAGTCATCAACATGACGTCTCCAAAGCTATGAAATAGATAACCACACAGTACGATCGTCAACGACAGTACATTCCTTATGCATATGATTTCCGTGTCTCAATATGTATCCCGAAGAAATGCCATAAGCTGCATTAAACTATCGTGTCGCCCAAATCCGCAATCCTAAGTAATATAAATAAAAAGAGAGCCCTTCATAGGACTCCCTTAACAGTATGACTTCCAGATAACCTACCAGGCCACCAGCAGTCGCGGCCGCTTAAACCGTTTCGGCTCTCTGAGCTGACGCGGTGGCAGCTTATTGATGCTGAAGTAAGCTGCCTGCTTCCGTATGGCACTGGGAGTCCGTTTGAGCTGTGTGGCCATCCACCGGGTGATAGAGAACGGATAGTATCGGCGCAAAAAGTTCAGTTCTGAACGAAGCCACGGCCGTTTGACATACTGCTTTTTGCTCCGCCATGTCCTTGATGCGGGCAACTCAAGCGCGCTATCTAACGCCATAAACCGGATTCTGATTCCGCACAATGCAGCCTGCTTACGCACGGCATTCATTGACCGACCAAGTCTCTCTGCTACCCATTCGGTGGGATACTCACCATAGAGCTCGAACAAAAGAAACCTTTCATTTTCGCTCCAACGATTGCCGGCTCGCTGTTGAGACATGCGATATCCTCCTTCTGTTTTTCTATTTCAATATATCGAAGAACTATTATTTATCACGTGAATAGATTATATTAGCCCCCTATTAATTTGATTGTCAATAGGCGCTCATAGAGCGGCCTACACCATCAACATAGCGTCTCCAAAGCTATGAAATCGATAACCGCGCCGCAGTCCACTGCGATAAGCGCGGAGAATCTTCTCTCGTCCAGCAAAAGCCGATACCAATAATAAAAGGCTTGATTGCGGTACATGAAAATTAGTAATCATGGCGTCCGTCATCCGGAACCCGTACCCGGGATAAATATAAGTATTGATCCAACCCTGAAAAGCGCCGATGTGTTTTCGTGCCAGCGCGGTTTCTAACACTCGAACAGATGTGGTGCCCACCGCGATCACGCGCCGGCCTTCTTTCTTTGCTTGGTGAATCCGCCGCGCCGTTCCACCATCGACAACAGCATGTTCCCGATGCATACGATGCTTGGTAATATCATCGGTGGTAATCGGTTGAAACGTACCAAAACCCACATGCAATGTCACATACTCCAGTTGCACACCCATACGTTTCAGTTTAAGCAACAACCGCTTGGTAAAATGAAACCCCGCTGTGGGCGCCGCCACGGAGCCGATCGGACCAGCATACACGGTTTGATAATCGGGCAATCGGGCAGCGCGTTTAATGTAGGGCGGGGTGGGGGTCGAACCAATCAACTCGGCAATACGCCGAACCCGATCGGGCAAAGCGGAAAATCGCACCTGCCAAACGCCGGCACTGCCTTGTTTGCTGATCACCCCCGATAACCCACGGCCAAACCGCAGCCGCATTCCGATACGCCGAATTTTTCCGCCGATGAGCACCTCCCAAGTTTTGCCGTGCCTAGGACGCAATAAAAATACTTCGAGCTTACCGCCGGTTTCTTTCCGCGCCATTAATCGGGCGGGGAAGACTTTGCTGTTGTTGAAGACGAGGACGTCGCCCGGCTGAAGAAATTGGGGCAGATCAAAAAAATG from Candidatus Kerfeldbacteria bacterium includes these protein-coding regions:
- the queA gene encoding tRNA preQ1(34) S-adenosylmethionine ribosyltransferase-isomerase QueA, producing the protein MPKRYPRLRLAQFDYRVPSQAIAQKPIRPRDHSRLLVMDRQTGVLQHRHFFDLPQFLQPGDVLVFNNSKVFPARLMARKETGGKLEVFLLRPRHGKTWEVLIGGKIRRIGMRLRFGRGLSGVISKQGSAGVWQVRFSALPDRVRRIAELIGSTPTPPYIKRAARLPDYQTVYAGPIGSVAAPTAGFHFTKRLLLKLKRMGVQLEYVTLHVGFGTFQPITTDDITKHRMHREHAVVDGGTARRIHQAKKEGRRVIAVGTTSVRVLETALARKHIGAFQGWINTYIYPGYGFRMTDAMITNFHVPQSSLLLLVSAFAGREKILRAYRSGLRRGYRFHSFGDAMLMV